The Cervus elaphus chromosome 20, mCerEla1.1, whole genome shotgun sequence genomic interval TCAGAGCTGCCGTCAGTGTGGGCGGGGCCTCCAGACAGGGAGGGGAGGGCTCCGGGGAGGGTGCTTGGAGCTTCTTTTCTCCGAAGATGCTGTGGGTGGTGCCCAGAGGCTCAGGTCGCCCTCTGCTCTCAGCATCACTTTGGGAACCACGACGCCCCCACTCGGGGACGCCCCCACTGAAGACAGGTGACAGTGGCAGCCAGCCCTgatcccccccaccccggggagaGGCCTCCCCAGAGCCCTTGTTCCCATCGCCCCCTGCCATTTCCCCTGGACTGAAGGCAAAGCCTACCCCGACAGCCCACCTCAGCCCCTGGGGGCGCCAGGGGGCAGGGTTTCCAGAGGCTGGCCTGTGGTGGTCAGGAAACAGAGGGGCTTCAGGTGCttccaggggtgggggcaggggggttcTGGCCTTGGAGGCAGGGCTCCCTTCTGAGAGCCGCTGGAGGCTGGAGGCCTGATGCCCACCCACACTGCCACAGCCTGTCTCCCAGGCCCCCAGACCGATGTGGCTCCACCTGTTTCTGCCAAACTGGGGTCTGAGTCCCTCCACAGGCTCCTGGACCAGTGGGAGGGCTGGCCCAGCACACAATCCACCCTGGACACAGTCCTCCTCCCGGGTGTCCCCCCTGAGGGCGGCGTGGGACGGTGAACTGGGGTCACGGGTCCTCATGGAGAGGAACCACGGGGGGAGGCCTCGCAGGGCCCGGCACCCAGGGAGGTGTGGGGACACCCTGGGCACTCTGAGGCCTCCCCCTCCGACCCACGTCCCTCCATCACAGAAGCCCCATCCCCATCACACAACACCGGCTCCTGAGAGAAGGCCCTGGACCCCTGCCGAGTGGCCGCGAGACCCCTGAGTCTGCCCAGCTCCAAGATCCCAGGGTCCTCCCACCAGCCGCCCGAGTCAGTGCCCATGACCTCATCCAAGCCCTCTTGAGCCAGTTTCCTTCCCAGCTGGCAGCCTTGCCCGGAGCCCAGACTGTCCAGGGCCTGCCGCCCACAGGGCCGGATGCCTCTCCCTGGAAGTTACCTCCTGGAGCTCCACCATGTCAGGACTGGTCAGAATGCAGCCtgtggaggggggaggggtggacaTTTCTGGACCCCTCACTGTCCCAGCTCGAGGCTCGTGTCTCAGAAGCCCTAAGGACAGGGAGGGGCCTTGCGTCATCCTATCTCAGTGCTGGACACCCCACCCATGGTGCCTGAAACAGCCCGGAGAGGCAGGCCTTGCAGCCCTGAGGGCAGAAACTGGCCTCCCGAGAACTCCAGACCCCGGGGGTTGGTTGGGTGCCTGCTGGCCGTGGGCGGCCCTGCCTGAGCCCCTGGGGAGGCCGGTGGTCTGGTCCTCAGGGCAGGGCACGCACTGCAGCTCCCctggagggaggctgggaggggcccAGCAGTGCCAGCTTCCACCTGCCCTGAAGCTCTGCACCCCACCTTCCTCTGCCCACGCCCAGGGTCTTCCCCTGCAGGGTCCAGGCTGAGGAGTGGCTGTTCCCGGGGGTTGTCCTCCGCTGTCGGGAGGAAGGGGCCGGGGGCTGGGGCTATGCTGTCTTGGGGGGCAGTACTGTTGACAGAGACGGGGACCCAGGGGGCCGGAGGATGCCAGTCCTGCGACCCCTTGCAAAGCGTTCGGTCTGCTTGGCCGGCATCCCTGCCTGGGAGGCAAAACAACCCGCTGGCGGCTGTGTTCCAGGAGCCCCCCATGGAGCGAGCCCACGGTCTCATCGACCCCCGAGACACCTGGATGCTCTTCGTCAGGCAGAGTGACAAGGGTGTCAACAGCAAGAGGGGGAGCAGGGGCAAGGCCAAGAAGCTGAAGGTGAGCACTGGAGCccagccagtgtgtgtgtgtgtgtgtgtgtgtgtgtatgtgtgtgaaccTCCACCCACAGGCCTTTCCCCAACCCCCCAGTCTACCACCATCACCCCACATCCTCACTCACTGACCCCCGGTCCCACCCTGAGCATTTCCAACAAGCACAGACCCTCAGCCTCAGGCCAGAGAGCACAGAAGTGTCAAGTCAGGGGCCCATGTGACCCTGAGTTCGGGGTGCCTGTTCTGGCCATTTACCTGCACCCCTAGAATGCCAGGCAGCCTCCCTGGCTCCccactttctcttccctttctgtatCCTGGCctgggaggcctgggctgggctgCAGGGCAGTCAGGGACCGAGCAGAAGGGACCTGCGGGTGGGCCGGAGTGACACAGTCTGGGGGCCACCGGGGGCCTGGGCAGCCGCTGGTGCCCACCCTCCTTCAGCCTGGGTGGGGCCTGGTCCCTGCTTCTGATGGCTGACCCTTGCTTTGGGCCCCAGTGAGGGCCGCGTCCCCTGCGGTGGGGCGCTCTGCTGCTCTGCTGAGTCCTGGCCTCCCTGCTCTCCAGGGCCGTCCCAGCGACGGAGTGCCAGGCTCTGAGCCTGGGGCAGCCCGGCGGCTGGGAGGCCACCAGGGCCTGACCCGTCACCCCCAAGCTGAGCTGGGgggtccccaggctcctccagcagGGTCCCGGACCAGTCCAGTGAGGGCTCCTTGAGGGTCCCCCCACCCGGGGGTGGCTTGCCGACTGGGGTGGTGACAGACTCAAAGGTGGCCTGGAGCGCCCCCTgcgcccctctccctccctcagccccGGGGATGGGCTGCGGGCTCCTTcttcccagcctggcccccagtgCCCCACCAACCCCAGCCCTATGCCTGCAGCTTTCACTGCCTCCTCAGGGGAACTGGAGGCCAACCTCCCCCTCAGGGGTCAAAGCAGGAGTCTCCCTGTTTCCTGTAACCAGCCTTGGTGGCAAGAGCTCACCGAGAGGGTGCCCACGGtctcccctcacccaccccacctGTTCAGAAGTCCTCACTGTTAGCCTTCTCTTTCAGCTTGGTCTGCCAGGACCCCCGGGGCCTCCCGGCCCCCAGGGCCCCCCAGGCCCCATCACCCCACCTGAGGTCCTACTGAAGGAGTTCCAGCTGCTGCTGAAAGGTAGGGGGTGGGtaccacacagatacacacccCACTGGGGAGAGCAGGGTGTGGATACACACCCCACTGGGGAGAATGGGACCAGGATACACACCCCACAGGGGAGAGCGGGGGCAGGGAGCCGAGATACCCCAGACCTTGGTCTTGTTGACCTGTATCTGGGAGGCCACGGCTCTGGTGCTGGCCCGGGTCAGGGCTGTGTGTGGGTCGGGGGctggtgggggtaggggaggagTGGGTGAGGGGGCGGCTTCACAGAGGAGCATGGACTTGGCCTCTGTTCAGTAGGCCCCTGGGGACCAGCCTCCAAGCCCCACCTGGGAGGCCGCTGAGCCTGCAAAAGCTGAGAGATCCAAGCCCGCGTTCCCCAAGTGGGGACTGTGAAGGAGGAGTCAGAGCTCCTTAAGCTTGCAGAGTGCTCCACTGAGCCCTGCAGGGAGACCAGGGAGATCTCAGGCCTCTTTCTTCCCCTCACCTGCGCCCCGCCTCTTCCCCTGACACATCGCTGCTGCTGGCTGCAGAGCCCAACGGGAGGGCCCCAGGAGGCTGCCTGCTCGGGGTGGGGAGGACAGTCCCGGGAGCACTGGGAGGAGCATGTTGGGGCTGAGGCCGCAGAGGGCGAGAGTTGAGGGGGCCTCTAGCACCCAGGGCGGTGTCCCTGCATGGGCTCTGGGTACCGACTAAAGTTCATTTCACCGTGAAGAGCCGTTGAGTCTTTCCCCACTTCTATTTAATgtactggggcttccttggtggctcagacggtaaagaatctgtctgccatgctggagacccgggttcgatccctgggtcaggaagatcccctggaggagggcatggcaacccactccagtattcttgcctggagaatcccatggacagaggagcctggtgggctacagtccatggggtcgccaagaggcagacacgactgagcgactagcaACTACACTTCATTTAAATAGACCAGCTTCAGCGGCTGAAGAACCTCCCCATTCTCTGCAATAATAATGTCTTTACACTTCTTTCCCCAAATGACGGGTCTGGCTTATCCTGCTGCACTTCGTgattcaataaaaatgtaaacagagcaaaagcagcagcagccccgGGGTGAGAAGCGGTAGGATAAAcaggtgaggcaggagaacaGGGGTCCtgggtgcaccagccctgagcttcCCGGTAGCCAAAGCGTGAAAGGAAACGGGAGTAGCCGCGGGATCGGGAAGCCGGTTCAGAAGACTCCGCAGGCCAGAGCCGGTCTTGGAATCCACGGGACGTGGATTCCCGAGCGCGGGAGCCCGGCGCGCGGTTCCAGGGGTCATTGGTCACGGTGTCTGCGCTCTCGGCGGCGCCCGGGTTTGGGGCAGGGGTCCGGGCGGGACACGGCAGGGCGGGCCGCGGCGTGGGATGGGGGTCCCGGCGCGACCACTGCCCGCTCTGTGCCAGGCGCGGTGCGCACGCGGGAGTGCGCGGAGTCCGAGCCCGGCCCGCGCGTTCCCGCCGCGGTGCCGGCCGGCAGCCCGGAGGACGACAAGGAGGCGGCGGCGGGGGACGCGGGCGTGCTGGCGCTGCTGGCCGCGCCCGTGGCCCCCGGCCCGCGGGCGCCGCGCGTCGAAGCCGCCTTCCACTGCCGCCTGCGCCGGGACGCGTCGGTGGAGCGGCGCGCGCTGCACGAACTCGGCCTCTACTACGTGGTGAGTcccggccggggcggggcggggcggggcgggcgccgCGCTGCGCGGCGGGCCCGGGGTGACCGTCTGTGCGCCCGCAGCCCGACGCCGAGGGCGCCTTCCGCCGCGGCCCAGGCCTGAACCTGACCAGCGGCCAGTACACGGCGCCCGTCGCCGGCTTCTACGCGCTCGCCGCCACGCTGCACGTGGGTGAGGCCCGgcccggggctgggggcggggtgggggttgcCCCGCCGCGCTCGGGCCCCGCCGCCCGGTGATCACCACCCCCGCGCCTCCTCCGCAGCGCTGGCCGAGCCGCCGAGGCGGGGGCCGCCGCGCCCCCGGGATCGCCTGCGTCTGCTCATCTGCCTGGAGTCCCGGTGCCAGCACCATGCGTGAGTGCGCGCCCGCCTCTTCCCTCGGGGCTTCCCCCGCCTGCTGGCAAGGTTCCTCCAGCCTCCTGGCGGCCGCCCGCTTCCCCAAACCGACCCTCCGCAGCCCGCAGCCCCGCCCcgctctccccaccacccccgaCCCCGCCTGCACCCAAAAGGGACTGACTATACCACCCGACGACCGAGATGCCAGCATCGCGTCCTCAGAGGCCTTCCCCGCCCGGTCTGTGCGGGATCCTCTCCGCCGGCACTCTCCCGCGGTATCCATCCTCCGGTTGATGTCGGTTCAGAAGGGCTGGGCCGCTGGTTCTGTACCCCAGCGCCGAGACAGCCCAGGCGGAGAGCTGGTGTGCCACAGTAGTGGCAGAAGGCGTACAAGAGTGAAGTTCACATCTCAGTCTGGTTTGGAAAGCTGCGCTCCGATTGGCCTGAACCCAGACTCCCTGCCGCTGCCGGGCACCTCCAGCCGCGCCCCGAGCGGAGTCTCCTGTCCCATGAGAGCCTGGACTTGCGGCCCTGGCGGCACACCCTCCGTCCTGTGCGCGTCAGTCCTGTCCTCACTCCTGCTGGGGACCCAGTTCAGATACCACCTCCCCCAGAAGCCTGGCCAAGGCTGCTGCTTCCGTGGCGTCGGGCTGGGAGTTGGGTGATGGGGAGCACAtctgggtggggttgggggtctGCGGCCAGGGTCTCAGGCACCCCCTCTATCTCCTTTGGCCGCAGCTCCCTGGAGGCTGTCATGGGGCTGGAGAGCAGCAGTGAGCTCTTTACCATCTCAGTCAATGGCGTTCTCTACCTGCAGGTGTGTGGGGCAGGCTCCGCCGTGGGGGGACCACCGCTGGCAGGGAGGGGTGCTGGTGGGCTCGGGAGCTGTGGGTGCAGTGCCCCCGGCCTCCAAGCCCTGACGAGGGTCAGGGCAGCACGGAGTACTCATGCTAGTCCCAGCAGAGCCAAGCTGTGTTACTGGGTCTCCCTTCCCCACATCTGCCCTGTCCCCAACACCTGTCCTCTGCTCTGCCCCTCCATCTGTTTTCTGACCTCCCAAGCATTCCATGCTGGCCTCAACAGGCCCTTCCAAGAGAACTCAGTTGGGCAGGGGAGGACAGCGACAGAGGTCAGCTCTCCCAGGGAGGACAGCACGGACCCCTGGCCCTCTGAGACTGTGGGAAGCAGACGCGGTTATTCCCACACAAAACTCCGAGTGACAGTCTAGAAAGACTGTGGGGATTTGGGGCAGGTGGTCAAGAAATGGATGAAAAGGTTTTCCTGGAAACAGAAGTCTAGTTGCAGATGTGTTGAATAACAGCTTACATGCAAATGGCCTTAAGTAGGCCAGGCCTGTTCTGAGCGCTTCACATAAATTTCTCATCAACCCACAGTGATTTGAGGTGGGTAAGGGCACAGAAGGCTTAAGTAGCTCACCCAGACTCACCCAGCAACGGCAGGATTGGAGGCCAGGCTGTGGCTGCAGGTGCTGTGGCTGTGTTTGCTGAGAGGTCTGGTCCCTG includes:
- the ERFE gene encoding erythroferrone isoform X1 yields the protein MAPARCPARALLLAYASLLAAAVGLGSPEPGAPSGSRARDEPPPGNELPAGPAARPPEPPMERAHGLIDPRDTWMLFVRQSDKGVNSKRGSRGKAKKLKLGLPGPPGPPGPQGPPGPITPPEVLLKEFQLLLKGAVRTRECAESEPGPRVPAAVPAGSPEDDKEAAAGDAGVLALLAAPVAPGPRAPRVEAAFHCRLRRDASVERRALHELGLYYVPDAEGAFRRGPGLNLTSGQYTAPVAGFYALAATLHRWPSRRGGGRRAPGIACVCSSAWSPGASTMPPWRLSWGWRAAVSSLPSQSMAFSTCRPGSTPPSSWTTPAAPPSRCAAAPTSAPSSLVCERHTGV
- the ERFE gene encoding erythroferrone isoform X2, whose protein sequence is MAPARCPARALLLAYASLLAAAVGLGSPEPGAPSGSRARDEPPPGNELPAGPAARPPEPPMERAHGLIDPRDTWMLFVRQSDKGVNSKRGSRGKAKKLKLGLPGPPGPPGPQGPPGPITPPEVLLKEFQLLLKGAVRTRECAESEPGPRVPAAVPAGSPEDDKEAAAGDAGVLALLAAPVAPGPRAPRVEAAFHCRLRRDASVERRALHELGLYYVPDAEGAFRRGPGLNLTSGQYTAPVAGFYALAATLHVALAEPPRRGPPRPRDRLRLLICLESRCQHHASLEAVMGLESSSELFTISVNGVLYLQAGQYASVFLDNASGSPLTVRGGSHFSAILLGV